GACCCCACGGCCGCTGGCGTACCGCTCGCATCCGGTACGCCAGCGGCCGGCCCGTCCGTCCGCCGGAGACGGGCACCCGGATCGCTGCCGTCAGAGTCCGGAGACGGGCACCCGGAGCACTGTCGTCAGAGTCCGGAGACGGCACCCGGAGCACTGCCGTCAGGGTCTTCCGGCCTGGGCGATGTCGGTGTCACCGTCGGACCGGCGGCCTGACGCCGACTCGCCCGCACTGCCGGCCAACTCTGCCAGGCGTACGACCAGATCGGGCCGGCGGTGGCCGTACCGCTCCCGGAAGCGAGCGGCTTCGTCGGGGTCGATCCTCCCCCGGTGGAGGCCGAGCTCCCTGAACCGCACCAGCATCTCGATGGAGAGGTCGTCCCGCGAAACAGGGTTCCAGTGGCGGAACAGCTCGGCCAACCGGACATCGACCAGGTGATCCTTGCCGAGGGTTGCCAGGACGCAGCGGAAGGCAGCCCGCTCCGAACTCAGATCGAACGAGACGTCGCACGCCTCGAGAACGTCGGCCACCACCCCTGGTGCCACCTGCGGATCGACCGACAGGCGGTCGAGCAGCAGCCGCACGTACTCAACGGTCTCGCGTCTACCAAAGGCGTCCCGCGCCAGGTTGACGATGGCCGCGCACCGGTAGTACGCCGCCGATCGTTCCTCCGGGGTGGTGGCATGCCGGGGCAGCAACCAGACGTCGAGCAGAGCGTGGGCCACCTAGGGCATGACATCCGGCCAGCGCCCGACCATCTGCTCCAGCGCCGACGGCAGCCGTTCCACCAGCGGTTCGAGGGCGTGCCGCAGCGTGTCGTCGGCCACCCCGCACTCCAGGTGCACCCCTCGCGCAGACCGCGCGCCGAGGTCGGTAACGACGTGGACGAACGGCCCGGGCTGGTCGCGGTCGTAGGTCCAGTGCAGGTCGACCGGGGAAACGACGAAGGTGCCGTCGTCGCGGGACACCACCACGTACCGTCCCTGGTCGTCGCGGCGCCGGTCGAGGGCGAGCCAGTCGGCCATGCTCTGCCAGCCCTCCTTGCCGAGCTGCGAGCGCCAGAGCCGCACCTGGGCCCGCCACGCCTCGACCACCTCGGTGGTGTCCGGGTACAGACTCCGGGCGGAGACCTCGCCGGCCGCGCAGATGGTCAGCAACAGCAGGTTCGCCTCGTAGGCGGCGTAGCGCGCGGTGACCCGCAGCGGCCGTGGGCGGTAGGTGTCGTACCGCCGGGCGGCGGTCACGTACGGGGCCTGGCGGAACAGTCCCAGCAGTACCTGGGTCCAGGCCCTCCGCCCGTCCTCGCCCCGGGTGTCCAGCCGCTCGGTCAGGAAGGCGAGCACCGGGGCGCGGACGGTCAACACCGTGTGTGACAGCAGGGCGTGCAGCAGATCGTCGACCGGAGCGTCGGTCACCCCGAGGCTGCTCACGGTCTCCCGGGCCACACGATGTCGTCGACCACCGTCCAGGTGAACCGGGCCACCAGGTACTCGCCGAAGGTGGCGTGCAGGAACTCGTAGGTCTCCCGCCGGTCGTCGCCGGCCGAGGCCCGCGAGCGGTGGACGAAGAAGAACCGGCCGAGCAGCAGTTCGGCCGCGCGCAGCGGAGTACGCAGCCCGGCCCGCTCGCCCACGCTCCGGCCGCCGAAGGGCAGCGCTGCCAGGTCGACCTCCAGCTCCCGCTCGGTGACGTGCTGGGCCCGCCGGTTGAACATGGCGAACGCCACCACCGCCAGCCGACGCAGCTCCTCCTCGACCGCGAGGTCCAGTTCCCGGTCGGGCAGCCCGACCCGGTGCTTGGCCACCTCCCGGCGGACGAACCGGCGCAGCAGCCGCTCGTACAGCTCACCCCGGCGCAACTCCCCGGCGGCCCGCAGCGCGTTGCCCTCGACGTCGTACAGGGCCAGCATCAGCAGCAGCAGGGGTTGCTCGGCCAGGTCCGGATGGGCCAGGACCAGCTCCGGATCCAATGGCTGCACACCGACCTGCCGGAACGCGGTGTGGTTGGTCCGGTTCCAGGTCCGTACCCAGGCGCGGACCCGCTGCTCGTCGAAGGGTTCCAGCCGCACCGCGACCGTGCCCGGCGGTGCCTGGGCCCGGTCGGCGACGGTGGTCCGGCTGGTGACCAGCACCGCGACCGGACGTCCCTGGTCGGCCTCGCGGCGTTGGAAGGCGGCCACCCGCAGGAGATAGTCGGTCTGGCTGACCCCGGTCGCCTGGAGCAGCTCGTCGAAGCCGTCCAGCAGCACGACCGGCAGGGCGTCCCCGGCCGACCGGGACAGCGCAGGCCACTCGACCCGTTCCCCGGTGTCCTGACGGACGGCCTGCTCGATCTGGTCCTGCACCTCGCCCTCGGCGGACACCTCCCGCAGGACCACCCGTACCACCAGGAAGTCGGCGGCCGGCAGCTGGGCGGCCAGCACCCGGGTCAGCACCGACTTGCCCGAGCCGGGCTGGCCGAGCACCAGCAACGGCGCGTGTACGGCGCCGGGTGCGGTGAGGTGCACCACGAGGGCCTGCCACAGGTCGTGGCGCAGCGGTGGCTCGGCCCACCAGGAGTCGTCACTCGGCCGGGACCCGGGGTCCAGCGCGACGATCCGGCACAGCGGCGGCAGGTACGCCGCACCGAGGGTCGGCACCCGCAACCCGGCGGGCACCTCACCTGAGGAGATGACCGGGCGGTCCAGCTCGGCGCTGTACGCGGCGGCGAGCGCGGCCCGCATCTGCTCCGCCGGACCCCCGGTGGAGATCTCCCGCAGCAGCCGGCCCATCTCGTGCAGACCTGCGGCGAGCACCCGCACCTGCTCCCGGGCGGCCTCGACCTGCTCGCGGGTGGCTTCGACCTGGTCCCGGGTGGCCTCGTGCTCGTGCAGCCCGAGCCAGAAGCCCACCTCGGGAAAGTCCACGGCGAGCTGGGTCAGCAACTCCCGGTGCCGGTCGGCGGCCCGCTCGGGCAGCTCGGCCAGCCGCTCCTCGGTCTCCCGCCAGCGCGCCGGGCCGGCCTCATCCCTGACCACCAACCCGGACAGGAAGTGCCGCAACCGCTCCACCAGCGTCCGGTGGAAGGCGGTCACCGCCGTGCGGAACCGCGGGTACGGCAGGTGCGGGCCGGGCACCGGCGCGGCGGTGGCGAAGAGCGCCTCGGTGAACGCCTGCGGGTCGGCCGGCCCCGCCCCCGCCAGCGACAACTGCTCCGCGGCGGTGATCCGGGCCCGGGTCAGGTCGATCGGCAGCTCGGCCTGCTCCAGTGCCTCGAAGAAGGCGGTCACCACGATGACCGCGTGCGCCGCCGCCAGCCGTTGCGTGCGCCCGTACCGGGACAGGCCGGAACGTTGCTCGGCGACGGTACGGACCAGGTCGTGGCCGAGCCGGACCAGCTCGACCTTGGCGTCGAAGATGCCCAGGGCGTCGGAGACCCCGGCGGCCGACGATCCCAGCAGGGTCCACCCGACCACCTTGTCGGCCCAGTCGACGAACCTGCTCTTCCCTCCGCCGAGCAGACGTACCGCGTCGGCGTAGCTGAGCGTGTCGGGCACGGGTCCTCCCAGAGAACGGCGGACCCGCCATGATCACCGACCGACGTCCGGAACGCAGTCGGGTTTCAGACCCGCCTGCGCCGCAGGAGGGCCTACAGCGACAGGTAGCGCTGGCGCTCGTAGGGGGTGACCTCGCGGCGGTACTGCTCCCACTCGGCCCGCTTGTTGCGCAGGAAGAAGTCGAAGACGTGCTCGCCGAGCACCTCGGCGACCAGCTCGGAGCCGGCCATCACGTCGATCGCCTCGGCGAGGTTCTCCGGCAGGGCTTCGTACCCCATCGCCTTGCGCTCGGCGTTGGACAGCGCCCAGACGTCGTCCTCGGCGCCCGGCGGCAGCTCGTAGCCCTCCTCGATGCCCTTCAGGCCGGCACCGAGCATGACCGCGAAGGCGAGGTACGGGTTGGTCGCCGCGTCCAGCGAGCGGACCTCCACCCGGGCCGAGTTGGGCTTGCCGTAGGCGGGGACGCGGACCAACGCGGACCGGTTGAGGTGACCCCAGCAGACGTACGCCGGGCTCTCGGTGATCCGGTCCGGCAACGCCTGCGGGAAGAGCCGCTTGTACGAGTTGACCCACTGGTTGGTGACGGCGGTGTACTCCCGGGCGTGCATCAGCAGACCGGCGATGAACGACTTGGCCACCTTGGACAGCTTCATCGGGTCGCCACCGTCGTGGAACGCGTTGCGCTCGCCCTCGAAGAGCGACAGGTGGGTGTGCATGCCGCTGCCGGGCTGGTCGGTGAAGGGCTTCGGCATGAAGCTGGCCTGCACCCCGGTGGAGAGCGCCACCTCCTTGACCACGTGCCGGAAGGTCATGATGTTGTCGGCGGTGGTCAGCGCGTCGGCGTAGCGCAGGTCGATCTCCTGCTGGCCGGGGGCCACCTCGTGGTGGCTGAACTCCACCGAGATGCCGATCCGTTCCAGGGCCAGCACCGCCTGTCGGCGGAAGTCCCGGGCCACCGCGTGGGTGGTGTGCTCGAAGTAGCCGCCGGTGTCCACCGGGATCGGCACCGTGCCGTCGGCCGGGCCGTTCTCCAGCAGGAAGAACTCGATCTCCGGGTGGGTGTAGAAGGTGAAGCCCTTGTCGGCGGCCTTGGAGAGCATCCGGCGCAGCACGTGCCGGGGGTCGGCCCAGGAGGGCCCGCCGTCGGGCAGCAGGATGTCGCAGAACATCCGGGCGCTCTCGCCGCTGACCCCGCCCTCGAAGGGGAAGACCTGGAAGGTGGTCGGGTCGGGCATGGCCACCATGTCCGACTCGAAGACCCGGGCGAAGCCCTCGATCGCCGAACCGTCGAAGCCGATGCCCTCGTCGAAGGCCGACTCCAGCTCGGCCGGTGCCACCGAGACGCTCTTGAGGGTGCCCAGCACGTCGGTGAACCACAGCCGGACGAACCGGATGTCGCGCTCTTCCAGCGTACGGAGGACGAACTCCTGCTGACGGTCCACTACCACTCCTCCGCGACACACTTCTCCGCCACCGGCTGGGTCGGCGCGACTGACCGCCCAGTCTCCACTGACCCCGTTAAGCAGACGTTACGCGACCCCGTGGCACCCCGTCCCGCCGTGTCCCATCCGCCGGTCGGCACCCCCGCCCCGGGTGCGCCGGGGCGCGGCGAGCCGTCGTCGTCGGACTGCCCGGCCCCGGTGGCGGGCAAACCTGGCCGAGGGTGTTTGGGTCCGGCGGCTGGGGCAAGATGAGGGTCATGCCCACCCTGCGTCTCGCTCTCTGCCAGGTCAACCCGAGCGTCGGCGACCTCGCCGGCAACGCCGAGCTGATCCGCTCCTGGACCGCTCGGGCCGCCGGGGCCGGCGCCCAGCTCGTCGCCTTCCCGGAGATGGTGCTCACCGGGTACCCGGTCGAGGACCTGGTCTTCCGGCGGTCGTTCGTGGCGGCGTCGAAGGCGGCGTTGGAGTCCCTGGCCGCCGCGCTGGCCGCCGACGGCCTGGGCGAGGTCGCGGTGGTGGTCGGCTACCTGGACGCCGACGGGCCGCCGCAGGTGAGCGGGGACGCCCAGCCGGGCCGGGGGGCCCGCAACGCCGCCGCGCTGCTGCACGGCGGTGCGGTGGTGGCCACCTACTTCAAGCACCACCTGCCCAACTACGGGGTCTTCGACGAGGACCGCTACTTCGTGCCCGGCGACACCCTCACCGTCATCCGGTTGGGTGGGGTGGACGTGACCCTGACCATCTGCGAGGACCTGTGGCAGGCCGGCGGCCCGTTCGCCGCCGCCCGCGCCGCCGGGGTCGGGCTGGTGGTCAACATCAACGGCTCGCCGTACGAGTTGAACAAGGACGACCTGCGGCTGCCGATGGTCCGCCGCCGGGCCGCCGAGGCGGGGGCCACCATCGCGTACGTCAACCTGACCGGCGGCCAGGACGAGTTGGTCTTCGAGGGCGACTCGATGATCGTGACCGCCGACGGCACGCTGCTGACCCGGGCCCCGCAGTTCGTCGAGCACCTGCTGGTGCAGGACCTGGAGTTGCCGGCGGCGGGCGCGGCGGCCACCGGTGACGGTGCGCTGCCCGACGGGATGCGGCTGACGCGGGTCACGGTCGACGCCGAGCTGCCGGCACCGGGCCAGCCCACCGACGCCGGCGGTGTCATCGAGCCGGTCGCCGACGAGGCCGAGGTGTGGCATGCCCTGGTGCTCGGGCTGCGCGACTACGTCGACAAGAACCGGTTCCCGTCGGTGGTGCTCGGCCTCTCCGGCGGCATCGACTCGGCGGTGGTCGCCGCCCTGGCCGTCGACGCGCTCGGCCCGCAGCGGGTGGTCGGGGTGTCGATGCCCAGCCAGCACTCCTCGGAGCACTCCCGGGAGGATGCCGCCGACCTGGCCAAGCGCACCGGACTGGACTTCCGGGTGGAGCCGATCCAGCCGATGGTGGACACCTTCCTGGCCAACCTGTCGCTCTCCGGGGTGGCGGTGGAGAACCTCCAGGCCCGGGTCCGTGGGGTGATCCTGATGGCCCTGTCGAACCAGGAGGGCCCGCTGGTGCTGACCACCGGCAACAAGAGCGAACTGGCGGTCGGCTACTCCACCCTGTACGGCGACTCGGTAGGCGGGTTCAACCCGATCAAGGACGTCTGGAAGACGCTGGTCTGGCGGCTGGCGAAGTGGCGCAACGCCGAGGCCACCCGACGTGGCGAGACCCCGCCGATCCCGGAGAACTCGATCGGCAAGCCGCCCAGCGCCGAGCTGAGCCCGGGTCAGCTGGACAGCGACACCCTGCCCGACTACGACGTGCTCGACCCGATCCTGATCGGCTACGTCGACGGCGACCTGGGGCGCGACGGCCTGGTCCGGGCCGGCCACGACGCGGCGGTGGTGGACAAGGTCCTGCGGATGGTGGACACCGCCGAGTACAAGCGCCGGCAGTCCGCCCCGGGTACGAAGATCTCGATGAAGGCGTTCGGCCGGGACCGCCGGCTGCCGATCACCAACCGGTGGCGCGAACGCGGCGAGTGACATCCTGCACTGTCGCCTGTCCGTCGGGCCCGCCCCGGTGCAACGATCGGGGCGAAGCCCGGGGACCGCGCCAGCGGCCTCGAGGAGAGGAGACAGTCATGGTGGAGTCCACGCCCACAGCCGACCCGACACGCACAGTCGACCCGACACCGGCGGAGGTGACCGCCCTGTACGGCGGTCCGGCGACCCGCCGGGTCCGTACCCGCGACCTGTTCGCCGCCAAGGAGCGCGGCGAGCGGTGGTCGATGCTCACCTCGTACGACCAGTACACGGCGTCGATCTTCGACACCGCCGGGGTGCCGGTGCTGCTGGTCGGCGACTCGGCGGCGAACAACGTCTTCGGGTACGAGACCACGGTGCCGGTCACCGTCGAGGAGCTGCTGCCGCTGGTGCGTGCCGTGGTCCGGGCCACCCGGCAGACGATGGTCGTCGGCGACCTGCCCTTCGGCTCGTACGAGGAGAGCCCGACGCAGGCGCTGCGCACGGCCGTACGGTTCATGAAGGAAGGCGGCTGCCACGCCGTCAAGCTGGAGGGCGGCCGGCGCTGCGCGGCCCAGATCGAGGCGATCACCGGCGCCGGCATCCCGGTGATGGCACACATCGGGTTCACCCCGCAGCGGGAGCACACCATCGGCGGGTACCGCGTGCAGGGGCGCGGTGACAGCGCCGAGGAGGTGCTCGCCGACGCCCGCGCGGTGGCCGGGGCGGGCGCGTTCGCGGTGGTGCTGGAGATGGTCCCCGGCGAGGTGGCCAAGCGGGTCACCGCCGAGCTGGCCATCCCCACCGTGGGCATCGGCGCCGGCCCGGAGACCGACGCCCAGGTGCTGGTCTGGCAGGACATGGCCGGCCTGCGCACCGGGAAGGCCCCGCGCTTCGTCAAGCGCTACGCCGACCTGGCCGGCACCCTGTCACAGGCCGCCCGCACCTTCGCCGACGAGGTCCGCGACGGCACCTTCCCCGCCCCCGAACACACCTTCTAAGGTGCAAGGAAGGGCCCCCTGTTAACGCTTCCGGTATAGCGGGGAGCCCTTCTCACCCACCTCCGGCAGCGCCCGGCGGGCGGCGGCGCGCCAGCAGCCGGGCGGCGGCGCGCCAGCAGCGGCGGGCGGCAGAACAACCAGCAGCGGCAACCGACGTCGTCGGATGGCCCCCGTGCGGGTGTCCAAACATCTCAAGTTGATCAAGGGGGGTCGTTCGGGGACACGGACCTGAGTGGACCCGCTAGAGTTCCGGCCCGTGAATCAACTGCGCCTCGTTCCTGTCGTACTCGCCTGCGTCTCTCTTCTTGCCCTCAGCGCCTGTGGTGGGGAGGACTCCACCTCCTCCGCCGGCTCCACCTCGTCCGACACCACGTCCGCCGCTCCGGCCGCCTCGTCCCCTGCTCCCGCCGCCCCGGCGGACCCGGCCAGCGACAAGGAGGTCTGCGAGGAGGCGGCGAAGGCCAGCACCGAGATGAAGCAGGCCATCATGAAGATCGCGATGGACAGCGGCAACGACCCCTCGGCCGACGATGCCAAGAAGGTCATGACCGAACTGGCACAGAAGATGTCCGCCGCGGCCGCCACCGGCAGCCCCGACAGCCCGGTGGTCACCGCGCTCACGGCGTTCAACGCGGAGGTCACCAAGGCGGCCTCGGCGGCGGACCCGGCGACGGCCATCGACAACGAGGCCATCGAGAAGGCCAGCAAGGACCTCGGCACCGCCTGCGAGAAGGCCGGCGTCAAGGCGACCTTCTGATCTCCGGTACCCGTCGGACGGGCCCCTTC
Above is a window of Micromonospora yangpuensis DNA encoding:
- a CDS encoding NACHT domain-containing protein is translated as MPDTLSYADAVRLLGGGKSRFVDWADKVVGWTLLGSSAAGVSDALGIFDAKVELVRLGHDLVRTVAEQRSGLSRYGRTQRLAAAHAVIVVTAFFEALEQAELPIDLTRARITAAEQLSLAGAGPADPQAFTEALFATAAPVPGPHLPYPRFRTAVTAFHRTLVERLRHFLSGLVVRDEAGPARWRETEERLAELPERAADRHRELLTQLAVDFPEVGFWLGLHEHEATRDQVEATREQVEAAREQVRVLAAGLHEMGRLLREISTGGPAEQMRAALAAAYSAELDRPVISSGEVPAGLRVPTLGAAYLPPLCRIVALDPGSRPSDDSWWAEPPLRHDLWQALVVHLTAPGAVHAPLLVLGQPGSGKSVLTRVLAAQLPAADFLVVRVVLREVSAEGEVQDQIEQAVRQDTGERVEWPALSRSAGDALPVVLLDGFDELLQATGVSQTDYLLRVAAFQRREADQGRPVAVLVTSRTTVADRAQAPPGTVAVRLEPFDEQRVRAWVRTWNRTNHTAFRQVGVQPLDPELVLAHPDLAEQPLLLLMLALYDVEGNALRAAGELRRGELYERLLRRFVRREVAKHRVGLPDRELDLAVEEELRRLAVVAFAMFNRRAQHVTERELEVDLAALPFGGRSVGERAGLRTPLRAAELLLGRFFFVHRSRASAGDDRRETYEFLHATFGEYLVARFTWTVVDDIVWPGRP
- the glnA gene encoding type I glutamate--ammonia ligase; its protein translation is MDRQQEFVLRTLEERDIRFVRLWFTDVLGTLKSVSVAPAELESAFDEGIGFDGSAIEGFARVFESDMVAMPDPTTFQVFPFEGGVSGESARMFCDILLPDGGPSWADPRHVLRRMLSKAADKGFTFYTHPEIEFFLLENGPADGTVPIPVDTGGYFEHTTHAVARDFRRQAVLALERIGISVEFSHHEVAPGQQEIDLRYADALTTADNIMTFRHVVKEVALSTGVQASFMPKPFTDQPGSGMHTHLSLFEGERNAFHDGGDPMKLSKVAKSFIAGLLMHAREYTAVTNQWVNSYKRLFPQALPDRITESPAYVCWGHLNRSALVRVPAYGKPNSARVEVRSLDAATNPYLAFAVMLGAGLKGIEEGYELPPGAEDDVWALSNAERKAMGYEALPENLAEAIDVMAGSELVAEVLGEHVFDFFLRNKRAEWEQYRREVTPYERQRYLSL
- a CDS encoding NAD+ synthase, with the protein product MPTLRLALCQVNPSVGDLAGNAELIRSWTARAAGAGAQLVAFPEMVLTGYPVEDLVFRRSFVAASKAALESLAAALAADGLGEVAVVVGYLDADGPPQVSGDAQPGRGARNAAALLHGGAVVATYFKHHLPNYGVFDEDRYFVPGDTLTVIRLGGVDVTLTICEDLWQAGGPFAAARAAGVGLVVNINGSPYELNKDDLRLPMVRRRAAEAGATIAYVNLTGGQDELVFEGDSMIVTADGTLLTRAPQFVEHLLVQDLELPAAGAAATGDGALPDGMRLTRVTVDAELPAPGQPTDAGGVIEPVADEAEVWHALVLGLRDYVDKNRFPSVVLGLSGGIDSAVVAALAVDALGPQRVVGVSMPSQHSSEHSREDAADLAKRTGLDFRVEPIQPMVDTFLANLSLSGVAVENLQARVRGVILMALSNQEGPLVLTTGNKSELAVGYSTLYGDSVGGFNPIKDVWKTLVWRLAKWRNAEATRRGETPPIPENSIGKPPSAELSPGQLDSDTLPDYDVLDPILIGYVDGDLGRDGLVRAGHDAAVVDKVLRMVDTAEYKRRQSAPGTKISMKAFGRDRRLPITNRWRERGE
- the panB gene encoding 3-methyl-2-oxobutanoate hydroxymethyltransferase, yielding MVESTPTADPTRTVDPTPAEVTALYGGPATRRVRTRDLFAAKERGERWSMLTSYDQYTASIFDTAGVPVLLVGDSAANNVFGYETTVPVTVEELLPLVRAVVRATRQTMVVGDLPFGSYEESPTQALRTAVRFMKEGGCHAVKLEGGRRCAAQIEAITGAGIPVMAHIGFTPQREHTIGGYRVQGRGDSAEEVLADARAVAGAGAFAVVLEMVPGEVAKRVTAELAIPTVGIGAGPETDAQVLVWQDMAGLRTGKAPRFVKRYADLAGTLSQAARTFADEVRDGTFPAPEHTF